Proteins from a genomic interval of Desulfobacterales bacterium:
- a CDS encoding cell division protein FtsL: MNQKKKMYNRNPKLTAVWMLIMVVFLGELFCYAWCRVQCIRIGYEITKESQQCEKLIRRQKNLKIELARLKSPNRIARIASKQLGLVMPTAENMIVIP; encoded by the coding sequence GTGAATCAAAAGAAAAAAATGTATAATCGAAATCCGAAACTGACCGCTGTATGGATGCTGATTATGGTTGTTTTTCTCGGGGAGTTGTTCTGTTACGCCTGGTGCCGGGTTCAGTGTATCCGGATCGGATATGAGATTACAAAAGAATCTCAGCAATGTGAGAAACTGATCAGGCGGCAGAAAAATTTGAAAATTGAGCTGGCGCGTTTAAAATCACCGAACCGGATTGCCCGGATTGCTTCGAAACAGCTCGGGTTGGTTATGCCTACCGCAGAGAATATGATTGTGATTCCATGA
- the rsmH gene encoding 16S rRNA (cytosine(1402)-N(4))-methyltransferase RsmH: MIYRHVSVMPNEVVNYLNCRPGKIYVDCTLGGAGHARKILERISPDGILIGIDQDMDAIENAEKILKPYSSNIHLLHDNFTSLPRILSQLFIDAVDGIVLDLGLSLHHIEGSGRGFSFRKDEPLDMRMDIQTDVTAEDLVNTLEEDELSNIFFRYGEERWARRIARRIVKERITGRIRTSRQLTQIVCDSIPVKAQMTRRIHPATRVFMALRIAVNRELERIDDFMSHVAELLNPEGRLCVLTFHSLEDRIVKHRIRDLEKGCTCPPDFPVCMCGNRPQVRRLTRKPLIPSAAEIADNPMARSAKLRVMEKL, from the coding sequence ATGATATACCGACATGTTTCGGTGATGCCAAATGAGGTGGTCAATTACCTCAACTGCCGTCCGGGTAAAATTTATGTTGACTGCACGTTGGGCGGGGCCGGTCACGCCAGGAAAATATTGGAGCGCATTTCCCCTGACGGTATCCTGATCGGAATCGATCAGGACATGGATGCCATTGAAAATGCCGAAAAAATATTGAAGCCATACTCATCAAACATTCATCTGCTTCATGACAACTTTACAAGTCTTCCCCGTATTTTATCTCAACTTTTCATTGATGCCGTTGACGGTATTGTTCTCGATCTCGGTCTGTCGTTACACCACATAGAAGGAAGTGGAAGAGGATTCAGCTTCCGAAAAGATGAGCCTCTGGATATGCGTATGGATATTCAAACTGATGTGACGGCTGAAGACCTGGTGAACACCCTTGAAGAGGATGAGCTGAGCAACATATTTTTTCGTTACGGTGAAGAACGCTGGGCGAGGAGGATTGCCCGCCGGATTGTAAAAGAACGAATTACGGGACGGATCCGTACCAGCCGTCAGCTGACTCAGATCGTATGCGATTCGATTCCTGTAAAAGCGCAGATGACCCGGCGTATCCATCCGGCCACCCGGGTATTTATGGCGCTCAGAATTGCAGTGAACAGAGAGCTTGAGCGGATCGATGATTTCATGAGTCATGTGGCGGAACTGTTGAATCCTGAAGGCCGTCTCTGTGTGCTGACGTTTCACTCACTTGAAGACCGCATTGTCAAACACCGAATCAGGGACCTTGAAAAAGGCTGTACCTGTCCTCCTGATTTTCCGGTGTGCATGTGTGGCAATCGGCCACAGGTTCGCCGATTGACCCGAAAGCCATTGATACCCTCTGCGGCTGAAATCGCCGATAACCCCATGGCCAGAAGCGCAAAACTCAGAGTGATGGAAAAGCTGTAA
- the mraZ gene encoding division/cell wall cluster transcriptional repressor MraZ, whose translation MFRGCSFHTIDDKSRIIVPARFRDVLKGNGFSNSIMVSKMDLCLVAYSLEEWSNIEKRILSMAEKSDMMRRFRRVFLGGAVECTFDKQGRILIPPFLKTYAQLGKDAVLVGVLDHFEIWSRDNWDKENEFLEEDMRKEEVRNEITQLGL comes from the coding sequence ATGTTTCGAGGATGCTCCTTTCACACAATAGATGACAAAAGCCGTATTATCGTTCCGGCAAGATTCCGGGATGTATTGAAAGGTAACGGTTTTTCAAATTCCATCATGGTATCCAAAATGGATTTGTGTCTGGTTGCCTATTCGCTCGAGGAATGGAGCAACATTGAAAAGAGAATACTGTCCATGGCCGAAAAAAGTGATATGATGCGTCGTTTCAGAAGAGTGTTTCTGGGTGGCGCGGTTGAATGTACCTTTGATAAACAGGGTCGGATTCTGATTCCTCCGTTTTTAAAGACATATGCCCAGCTGGGAAAAGACGCCGTGCTTGTCGGCGTTCTGGATCATTTTGAGATCTGGTCCCGGGATAACTGGGATAAGGAAAATGAATTTCTGGAAGAAGATATGAGAAAGGAGGAGGTCAGAAACGAAATAACACAACTGGGACTTTGA
- a CDS encoding MBL fold metallo-hydrolase — protein MIAIRQFRYSSDNFGYLIHNQRFAMAIDAGAVQSILSYIKHHGLELNYVTNTHSHTDHTSGNAAVLKASGARFIPAEEIVRLPAIEWEGHPVHIYPTPGHTHDSICFHIDSFLITGDTLFNGTVGNCFTGDLKGFYDSIKRLMSLPEDTRVYAGHDYVKNAMHFAKQLEPDNSAIDHFLRTYNPANVYSTLHDELNINPYLRFNQKGIISILEARGLPVDTEYQRWESVMHLE, from the coding sequence ATGATAGCGATCAGACAATTTCGATATTCGTCAGACAATTTTGGTTATCTCATTCATAACCAACGTTTTGCTATGGCGATAGATGCCGGCGCTGTTCAATCGATCCTTTCTTATATCAAGCACCATGGCCTTGAACTGAACTATGTCACCAATACGCACAGCCACACGGACCACACGTCCGGCAATGCAGCCGTTCTCAAGGCATCCGGTGCCAGATTCATACCGGCAGAAGAAATAGTCAGACTGCCGGCCATCGAATGGGAAGGACATCCAGTCCACATCTATCCGACCCCCGGGCACACGCACGATTCGATCTGCTTCCATATCGACAGTTTTTTAATTACCGGAGACACGCTGTTCAACGGCACGGTGGGTAACTGCTTTACCGGCGACCTGAAAGGATTTTATGACTCCATCAAGCGACTGATGTCATTGCCGGAAGACACCCGGGTATATGCCGGGCATGATTATGTCAAAAATGCCATGCACTTTGCAAAGCAACTCGAACCGGACAATTCAGCTATTGACCATTTTCTGCGCACATATAATCCAGCGAATGTGTATTCAACGCTGCATGACGAATTAAACATCAATCCGTATCTGAGATTTAACCAGAAAGGCATTATTTCCATCCTGGAAGCCAGAGGGCTGCCGGTCGACACGGAGTATCAGCGATGGGAATCGGTTATGCATTTGGAATAA